The sequence below is a genomic window from Salvelinus namaycush isolate Seneca chromosome 2, SaNama_1.0, whole genome shotgun sequence.
ataaaagggcttgtcacttatgactgtagaaacacgccatacgccttcccctgggtgtcatgcggaagtgagagaagaaatgaggtgattatctcgttcaggggttgaatgcaacctctttgattgagaggaccgccattttttttttttggggaggcgcgaatttggacctggtatcgcctcctggaaaacgttcgttattgatgaatatgatctctggcttcgattttattcgatacatgtcacaatagcatcctaaagtatgttttttcaatatattttaattatattattgaaatttattctggactttagacgtgatgcgacgcaagaattttgtcaagatggagaggttagcgtcgcactgccagtgtgcttgctaattcaagagggaaatcgttcgttctggatcgaaataaagacgtttctgaataaaggaccccttggagaacattctgatggaaaatcaacaaagataaggacccaatttgggatgctttttcatatatctgtcgaactgtgctatgctaccgttcgactagaatcaatgatgctgtgtgctagctaatgtagtaagctaatataacgatatattgtgtttgagctgtaaaacacttagaaaatcggaaatattagctatattcacaagatctttgtctttcatttgctatccaccatatatttttctgaaatgttttatgatgtgtagttaggtagttgacgttggtgtctatttactctggctgctcccgtgctatttctgactgtaactatgatggtagctatgatggtagcagtaatgtaaaactgatttatagctcaaatatgcacattttttgaacaaaacatagatttattgtgtaacatgttataggactgtcatctgagggagttgtttctaggttagttaggttggttctaggttagttaggttggctttgtgcatgctacctgcatgctaccggtgctgtgaaaaatgtctgtcctcttttgtatttggtggtgagctaacataaatatacgtggtgtttttgctgtaatacatttaaaaaatcggacatgttggctggattcacaagatgtttatctttcaaatgctgtattggacttgttaatgtgtgaaagttaaatatttcaaagatttttttttttgaatttgccgctctgccttttcaatggaatgtgggaggagtgccgctagcggcacccctggcctaaacaggttaagaacaatgacggcctaggaacggtgggttaactgccttgttcaggggcagaacgacagatttgtaccttgtcagctcggggatttgatctttcggttacaagtccagtgctctaaccactaggctacctgccgcctaacAATGTGGCGGAGGCAGCAGTGGAGTAAAAAGACGaggaaacagcccttgccttaattgtctaagaaaattGAGGAGAGAAGACACCAACTTAATTATGTCCATAATCAATAGCCTCTTATAGTAGTGGCCCTGTATAACCACCATCGAGTTGTAGGCCTAAGAGCGCttcctgtttagtcttaataccgtaACTTACATAGGCCTATATATCGAAATAGGCCTATATAGCAATCATTTATTCGTTAATTTCATCACATAGCATACGAGCCATTCATGCATTTGctttaaaatgaaataaaaaggGAGCTTTGGATAATTAGCCGAAACAATAAATAAACCGCAATTCACGCAACTGTTTTTAGTcgctgctgtaataaaggctttaaaaatatatatatatatttttttaaattatattttcttGTTCGAACAGACTGGAACATTTATAATTTATTTAATGTTGTTTACACGGTTCCAAATGGTCTGAAGAAATAGATgaatctaacagcacctgtttggcaAACAAAACACACGCAGCACTTGCTCCTACACTCTAATTTTTCTTGATTTCCAGTAGTTTCTACAACTACGTCAAATGTCTTTCATACCTCaacttcctctttccctcctgagcaaccagtaaacatttgcGTTTCAAGTTTCCCCCCCGCGTCCTCCGCATCCATTTTGCTATTACATGTTACGGTGTTCGGACTTTGTTATAACTAATTTATTGATGTGATGATATGCTATAGGCAAGGCCCTATTGGTGACATGCATGCAATGCATACATGtttcacgtaaagagagcaagaGTTAAGGGAATATGGAatatttttcctaaacaaattagCTATTTGggtaacagaacttttcagtcagaaacaaGAAACGAACTTGCTctaattatgttgcagcttcagcacgGAGAACACTGCTTGTTGAGTGcctgttacctgtttgagtgcctgttacctgtttgagtgccTGTGACGTTCGCCAGTCACAGGCACTCACTGctatttcattattttttttacacagcGTGGCCATTCTAACACATtgggtttttggctaaaatgtcctggtactgggtaaagttcatgatgctcTTGAATGGCCATCttagtctccggacttgaaactagaggtcgaccgattaatcggaatgactacctgttacgcgagggcagcaagaagccaaggtaagttgctagctagcattaaacttatcttaaaaaacaatcaatcttaactacacatggttgatgatattactagtttatctagcgtgtcctgcgttgcatataatcgatgcggtgcctgttaatttctcattgaatcacagcctacttcgacaaacgggtgatgattgaacaagcacatttgcgaaaaaagcactgtcgttgcaccaatgtacctaaccataaatatcaatgcctttctttaaaatcaatacacaagtatatatttttttaaacctgcatatttagttaatattgcctgctaacgaacttcttataattagggaaactgtcacttctcttgcgttccgtgcaagtagtcagggtatatgcagcagtttgggccgcctggctcattgcgaacagtgtgaagtccatttattcctaacaaaggccgcaattaagttgtcataattatgtacaattctggcataacattgaaggttgtacaatgtaaccgcaatatttagacttagggatgccatccgttagataaaatacggaacggttccatatttcattgaaagaataaacgttttgttttcgaagcgatagtttccggattcgaccattttaatgaccaaaggctcgtatttctgtgtgttattatgttataattaagtatatgatttgatagagcagtctgactgagcgatggtaggcaccagcaggctcgtaggcattcattcaaacagcactttcgtgcgttttccagcagctcttcgcaatgcttcaagcattgcgctgtgtatgacttcaagcctatcaactcccgagattagggtgtaaccgatgtgaaatggctagctagttagcagggtgcgcgctaatagcgtttcaaacgtcactcgctctgagacttggagtagttgttccccttgctctgcatgggtaacgctgcttcgagggtggctgttgtcgatgtgttcctggttcgagcccaggtaggagcgaggagagggacggaagctatactgttacactggcaatactaaagtgcctataagaacatccaatagtcaaaggttaatgaaatacaaatggtatagagagaaatagtcctacaataactacaacctaaaacttcttacctgggaatattgaagactcatgttaaaaggaaccaccagctttcatatgttctcatgttctgagcatggaacttaaactttagctttcttacatggcacatattgcacttttactttcttctccaacactttgtttttgcattatttaaaccaaattgaacatgtttcattatttatttgaggctaaattgattttattgatgtattatattaaaataagtgttcattcagtattgttgtaattgtcattattacaaatacatgttttaatttatattttaaaatcgaccgattaatcggtatcggctttttttgggccctccaataatcggtatcggcgtttaaaaatcataatcggtcgacctctacttgaaacccattgaaaacctgtagtTTGAATTGCAGAGTGCAGTCCATAAGAGCAAACAAAGGCTCTGGAAGGACTCTGTATGTAGGAACGGTCTAAGATTCCTTCTAACGTGTTAaccaactcataaaacatttctgaaaaaggCTCAGTGGCATCATCCTCActaggtgaggtattgaaaagaATTTAAAACAGGGGTGTCGATAAGGcacattttttttattacttgttaaacaaaatgtaTTTATGCGCAATTTTATTAATATAATTTACAACAATGTTAGAGCATAGTGCTTCATAATTATTGTAGTCATTTTTGTGCATCttcatcaagggtgtcaataactacactacacacactataACTACCACTACACATATAGGAAGACGCCTGTGGATACACAAAGACAAGAAACAGATGCCATTAACGTCATGAACACACACTTACCTCCGGGACCTTGAGAAGGATCTTGAAGGTTTATGGTTCCTGTCTCTGGAGATAGACCTATCTCTTCTTCGGTCTCGAGACAGAGACCTAGAGAAGAACAAGTCAATTAGAGTGTGTTTCCGATGTACCGGTACTCGCATGTAATATcagaaatattacatttgaaCAATGGTCACTTAAAGCTATAGAGCATCAATTAGTATCGACAACGTCTGAACCATCAGAAATGTGACAAGTCACTCAGCAAATGTAGCATCTGAAACCTGACACTTCAGGTCAGCCCCGCTGGTAGAGCAGGAGTGGAGAGATTGGGCTTTTTTGCACTATAAGACACGGGACCCGACAACATTCATAAAGCGCTTTGTACACCAAAACACCCAGCCCAGAACCGCTCAAAGTCCCCCAAACAGGGAACTTAATGTTAAGatgtaaaaatgtttttaaccAAAACTATTGCTGATGGTGAACTTGAACAATCAAAATCAGATCTATAGTAAGCCCTGTTCAGCAGGTATAGCCAGATAAGTGTTTATTCCAGTAAAACACCATTTAACATTTGAAGAGACAACATCCTAGCAAATTGCACAGGTTCtcactcaactaataaagcctaACATCAATCACGCAAGCCATTTTAGCATTTGAATGCTGAAGGTGCCGAGCAGATGTGCACGACCAGGAACAGGCCGACTAACTCACGTTGGCCAGCACGCAAAGCTGGGCACAGTGCAGTTcgactaggctactgatattgcCCGGGGTTGTTCGGCATGCAAAAtgacttgtagatcaatgactgGCAACAGTTACATGCAGTTTGCCACTAAAGGAGAGGACGCGCTAGTGGTCAGTCACAAAAGATGAGGTATTTTCAGAAGGTAGAAAGAATGTAATATGAACTTGCATTTTAAAAATCAGGGACCGATGCAGATTGGTGAATCTTTACATCCCTACTAGTTAGATAGCTACCACAGAACTGTTAAGATGTGGAGGCTGGGCAAAGAGGGCACACTATGGAGAATGTAGTAGAGACATTTAGGCTCACCTGCTGCGACTGCGGCTAAAGCTCCTCCTCCTAGGAGAGCTGGACGGAGAAGGAAAAACAGTTTCAATACAGGGTATTATTGCATCAATAACACCTGTCAAACATGACATTCCTTATTCCTGAAGAAGCATCATTCCAATCATTACACAATACCACACACAGCCTTCCTCTTTCTGCAGACGGAACAGATCAGGGGATCCCTCTGCACCCCTGCTAGAGGACAGAATGCCTGGACAACCAACTGAGGTCAAAATGAGACCTCTTATAAACTCAGGAGAACGGGGAAGTTTAAATGAACACAAGCATATAAACAAAGTGAGACAATGAATTAGAAGCTATAAAATACAAGTATGCAGACTTAAAAGCTACATACCTGTACTATTTGTTGTACAAACGTACAAAGGGCACATTTCTTAAATCACTACCAATATTGGACCTTATAAATGGTAATACACAGTTAATGCTAACCAGGGCAGCTCCAAGACCCCACAACTTTTGAGTTTCAGGACAAAAGCTTTTTATTTGTAATCTATGAGAGGGAGATTCTAAATGATAATAATCGTACTCAAAAGTTGTTTGAAACTAAATTCAAGCCACAATTTCTATGACTGCCAATTGCATATTGTCAAGCAGCTGTTAAACCAAACCTGTGGTAAGCATGACACTACAAAAAGCAGGAGAAAAGCAACTTACTATTTTTGGGGGTTTGGACACAAGATAGAAATGACGCAAGGAAGCCAGACTGATGGCGAGGGAGGTAGAATTTGCAGAGAGGATTTGCCACATGTTGCAAATGTTGGAGTTATGGAGTTGGTTGGCTGGAGGGGGTACAGTAGTTGTAGATTTTCCCTGTCTTTGTGTGGTTAGCCGGGGCCTGCTGTGCTGCTTGTAGGTAGTTGTGTTGATAATTGGGGAAAGTAGTTAAATCGCTGACTGGTCAGAATTGTGAGGTGGGCTGCGACGCTGACGATTGGGTTaaggttggaggaggaggaagctgAGAGCTGCATGCTCAGGAACCAATAGGCTGGAGCGGAACATGACGACTGGCCATGCCTGGGTCATGTGACACGGCACCAGCGAAGCTGATTGGGTGGGGCACAGTGCTGGCGCTGGTCAGTGGTCACATGATGCTGTAAGAGGACTAGTTGACTGTCTGAGAGGGTGGTGAGAAGAGGCATGGTGATGACTCTGCAACGGGTTCATTTTTATTAATATAGATCGATGGCAAAAAACCAAACtgagaaaatgaaacaaaactgACATCCAGATAGCAATTAAATGATCAAACAAGTGCCCCCTTTTTCCGAAATTTGATGGGTGATAAATGTTTATTATCTTAAAGAATTTACCTGAAAAAATGTATTGCCCAGATCAACAAATGATGCCTGAAATAAACCTTTCAAAATCACCTAAATTTTGACCTGAAAAAAGGACCCAATCCCTCAGATGAGTAAATTATCCTTTCCCAACTCTGATTGTGTCCATAGTAAAAATGTTATAATGTATCACAGCACTAACCAACCTACAGAcagtgcaggtgtgtgtgtgtgtgtgtgtctacctgccAAATCCAGCCCACTAAATTGAAATGATAGGACATATGATACAATTGGAAGGGATGGAAGGGAGGGTGTGGGGTTGACTGGCAAGGTAGGTAGGTTATAAACACTTGTTGGCCTACACGTTAAAGATAAGTGAGAATAAATCTAGGTGAAAGGTGATGTATCATACCGGCGTCTGACAGGCGGGCTCCCACGGCGCCTGCTGCTGTAGTCATCACGTCCAGGACGACGGCTCCAGGAGGGTGGAGGTCCGCGGCTCCTCGAGCGTTTCTCACCATTGGACAACTCAACTCTCACTCTGCAGCCAGACAGAGTCCTGTTCACATACATTAATTGCAGAAGAATACTAGTTAGACTGGAATATGGCATATGACTCACTGTTTTGCTCAAGTGATGAACTGAATTTCCCATTCTTGGTGGACAAGAATGTATTTAAGTAGTGGCTTACCTCCCATCCAATTCTCTCACAGCATCAGTTGCATCTCTGGGGTCCTCAAACTCGACAAAGGCAAAGCCTGGTGGGTTCCTCGCCACCCACACACTACGCAGAGGGCCATAGTACCCAAACGCCCTCTCCAACTCAGTCTTGTTTCCACTGTTGCCCAAGTTCCCAACATATACCTTACAATCAAGAGGACAATCTCTGAGATGAGCAGGTTCTAAGAGTGAAAGGAAAGAGGAAAATAAGATACCACAAGTACTACATCCAGTCATTCACAATTACATTCATTAGAATTCTTCTAATTCACATCACTCCCATCGACATAATTTGTGACAACGCTGTGTTAAGTGGCCAAACGCCCCTAATTAAGCTAAtagtttttacttttttttttacatataagAAATGAGACCGGAATACACGCTGGGTGCATATCACGTTAGGTAATTACCTCCCATCTCGAAGGATCCTTGTTTCCGTTGAAGGGTTGACAAAATATAAATCTGGAAGAAAGGAGGGAGACTTGATTAGCATTGATTAGTTAACTATATTGTTAGCTATCAAGTTAACGTGCTTAGCTAGCTACCAACAACGCGATTTTTTAAATGGAACTTAATACGGTCGCTAGTTATTTACATCTTTAAGTAACAAGTGCATGGATAAATACATTCATAAATTAGACAGCAAAAACATGTATTGTATTAATCTAGCAGTGCTGCTCATTGTTAGCTTCCATTAGCTAATATTAGCAGTGGAGGAGCATCGCGGTTAGCTTAGCAAGATGCTGGCTTTTGTTGACGGTTCAATCGAACTATTCGACTAAAGCAAAACAATTTTACAGTGCATGATGTTGTTAAATCGTAAACGGTTTTCATTCCCACATCCATTAATCACAATTGTACTCGTTATATCAGCGCCAAAGTCTCCCAACACGGATCAGACTAATCTTACCTGCGAACAGCAGTCTCCACACGGTGTTCGAAAATGGCGTTGAAATGAAAGAAATAATCTAGACAGCTCGGGGTCAGTAAAGTGCTTTACCGGTGGCCTATCGCCGTCTATTGGAGTGGAGTATTATGACTACCTGACCAAGTATAtttttcttaaaaataaaaagctgTGTCGAGACCAGATACCTaaataacatgtatttatttatacaaTGGTTCTTCTTAAG
It includes:
- the LOC120062845 gene encoding serine/arginine-rich splicing factor 3-like, translating into MGEPAHLRDCPLDCKVYVGNLGNSGNKTELERAFGYYGPLRSVWVARNPPGFAFVEFEDPRDATDAVRELDGRTLSGCRVRVELSNGEKRSRSRGPPPSWSRRPGRDDYSSRRRGSPPVRRRSPRRRSFSRSRSRSLSRDRRRDRSISRDRNHKPSRSFSRSRSRSRTAERK